Proteins encoded together in one Bacteroides ovatus window:
- a CDS encoding DUF6359 domain-containing protein: MKKILNALFLTLLTVFTFSSCSDVPAPYDILGEGDVPGLTGDGTKENPYNIEAAQQKQDGSIAWVQGYIVGAIENVYDDKGEFAGNKASFTAPFTITSNVLIAESPDETNESKCLPVKIKNGSELSTALNLKDHPENKGGILLIQGELSAGFGKAALINTTAAVFNNKEIGEEQGGEDLDPDNPLGLDTSVAPLVDLSNNFDDVQHQADYSKAGWINKAVKGNRIWQGAIYDPQKYLAASTYGVNSGETAEYWFVTPYFTVNADKQFTFKATVNKYSETMSLKVFFLQMKDGKMERHEISVTGIPTSGTYQWTSDLKVDLSTYAGQNGFVGFQYMAMRGEEVQTYGIDDILYGEGGGEVPGPGEGTELLTNGGFENWADGYPTGWKSVSTASSATLE, encoded by the coding sequence ATGAAAAAGATTCTAAATGCTTTATTCTTGACACTGCTTACAGTGTTCACATTTAGTTCATGTAGTGATGTACCGGCTCCTTATGATATATTGGGAGAAGGTGATGTTCCGGGACTGACGGGTGATGGTACGAAAGAGAATCCATATAATATAGAAGCTGCACAACAGAAACAAGACGGTTCCATAGCTTGGGTGCAAGGATATATTGTGGGTGCTATAGAAAATGTATATGATGATAAAGGGGAATTTGCAGGCAATAAGGCCAGCTTTACAGCTCCTTTTACTATAACATCTAATGTGCTGATTGCTGAAAGTCCAGATGAAACCAATGAAAGTAAATGCTTGCCGGTTAAAATAAAGAATGGAAGTGAACTGTCTACTGCTTTAAACTTGAAAGACCATCCTGAAAATAAAGGAGGAATCTTGTTGATTCAAGGTGAGTTAAGTGCTGGTTTTGGAAAAGCAGCATTGATAAATACAACAGCTGCAGTATTTAATAATAAAGAGATTGGCGAAGAACAAGGTGGAGAAGATTTAGATCCTGATAATCCTCTGGGATTAGATACTTCAGTAGCTCCATTAGTAGATTTATCTAATAATTTTGACGATGTTCAACATCAGGCAGATTATTCAAAAGCTGGTTGGATTAATAAGGCTGTTAAAGGAAATAGAATTTGGCAAGGTGCTATTTATGATCCTCAAAAATATTTGGCAGCTTCAACTTATGGGGTAAATAGTGGTGAGACAGCAGAATATTGGTTTGTGACTCCTTATTTTACAGTTAATGCCGATAAGCAATTTACTTTTAAAGCTACTGTAAATAAGTATTCTGAAACAATGTCTCTGAAGGTATTCTTCTTGCAGATGAAAGATGGTAAAATGGAACGCCATGAAATATCTGTTACTGGTATCCCTACTTCTGGTACATATCAATGGACAAGTGATTTAAAGGTAGATTTAAGTACTTATGCGGGGCAGAATGGTTTTGTTGGTTTCCAGTATATGGCAATGCGAGGTGAAGAGGTACAGACTTATGGAATTGATGATATTTTGTATGGTGAAGGAGGCGGAGAAGTTCCTGGACCGGGAGAAGGTACTGAATTGTTAACTAATGGAGGTTTTGAAAACTGGGCTGATGGATATCCGACGGGTTGGAAGTCTGTATCTACAGCAAGCAGTGCAACTCTAGAATAG
- a CDS encoding carbohydrate binding domain-containing protein, whose product MTLKAGTYVFSAYFKAATADKTSARLGYVPIDEAGKPGSYVYDEYVNEITNADWVTKSYTFSLTEEKKICLVVMNPKSPGKDLLIDDASLKTEDGGIVGGGGVDPEPEQGNLVINPGFENWTAALPTAWDNATYNTGITKEASIVHGGNFSVKQDATATNKLQQEITIEGGKTYRISYWYLDNTPNARTRPWIFWVDGTTTLNDHVNDLRPSTYSVDNVEWQQYSKTLLAPATANKLRFEVRTYKEGDNSGFIYFDDFEVVEVKE is encoded by the coding sequence ATGACATTGAAGGCTGGTACTTATGTGTTTTCTGCTTATTTTAAGGCTGCTACAGCTGATAAGACTAGTGCTCGTTTGGGGTATGTTCCAATTGATGAAGCTGGTAAACCTGGAAGTTATGTATATGATGAATATGTAAATGAGATCACTAATGCGGATTGGGTTACAAAAAGTTACACATTTTCTTTGACAGAAGAAAAGAAGATATGTTTGGTTGTTATGAATCCTAAAAGTCCGGGAAAAGATTTGTTGATAGATGATGCAAGTTTGAAAACTGAAGATGGAGGTATTGTAGGAGGTGGAGGAGTAGACCCGGAGCCAGAACAAGGTAATTTGGTGATTAATCCAGGATTTGAAAATTGGACTGCGGCTTTACCTACGGCATGGGATAATGCAACTTACAATACAGGTATCACCAAAGAAGCATCAATAGTGCACGGAGGTAACTTTTCCGTGAAACAGGATGCAACAGCTACCAATAAACTTCAACAGGAAATAACAATTGAAGGAGGAAAAACTTATCGAATATCATATTGGTATTTGGATAATACTCCAAATGCAAGAACTCGTCCGTGGATATTCTGGGTAGATGGAACTACTACTTTGAATGATCATGTTAATGATTTACGTCCTAGTACTTATTCTGTTGATAATGTAGAGTGGCAACAGTATTCTAAAACATTGCTAGCACCAGCTACAGCAAATAAATTACGTTTTGAAGTGAGAACTTATAAAGAAGGCGATAATTCTGGATTTATTTATTTTGATGACTTTGAAGTTGTTGAAGTGAAGGAATGA
- a CDS encoding DUF5689 domain-containing protein — MKKLLSILCIGLLLCGAGLTSCENYDDPVTGNAYGNNSIPEGRTISIAALKEKYNDFIDTSKDTYTTIEDETRIEGVITCDDESGNLYKKLVVADETGAIVIGVNATGLYAFCPVGQKVVIDCKGLQIGSYRKQAQIGTVYNNAVGRMPEYVWKQHVRLINEPKLYYPELTPIEITTPADLAAIDLKEAPVLVTFKDIKLSEADGTATYAPGDEGSVKRYFTYADGTQSGSNLFLYTSAYANFSMEVMPQGSVNITGILLRYNNQWEVVVRTLSDIKRNN, encoded by the coding sequence ATGAAGAAATTACTATCTATATTATGTATCGGATTACTGCTATGTGGCGCAGGTCTCACTTCCTGTGAGAACTATGATGATCCGGTGACGGGAAATGCTTATGGCAATAATTCGATCCCGGAAGGACGTACGATTTCAATAGCGGCATTGAAAGAGAAATATAATGATTTCATTGATACGAGCAAAGATACTTATACGACTATTGAAGATGAGACACGTATTGAAGGGGTAATTACCTGCGATGATGAAAGTGGAAACTTGTATAAGAAGCTCGTGGTGGCAGATGAAACAGGAGCGATCGTTATTGGTGTTAATGCAACCGGATTGTATGCATTCTGCCCGGTAGGTCAGAAAGTCGTGATTGACTGTAAGGGTTTGCAGATAGGTAGCTATCGTAAACAGGCACAGATCGGAACTGTTTATAATAATGCAGTAGGCCGTATGCCGGAATATGTATGGAAACAACATGTACGTCTGATTAATGAACCTAAATTATACTATCCAGAACTGACACCGATTGAAATTACTACTCCAGCTGATCTTGCTGCTATAGACTTGAAAGAAGCTCCGGTACTGGTTACTTTCAAAGATATAAAACTTTCCGAAGCAGATGGAACAGCGACTTATGCTCCAGGAGATGAAGGTTCAGTAAAACGTTATTTCACTTATGCTGACGGTACGCAGAGTGGAAGTAATCTATTCCTTTATACCAGTGCTTATGCAAACTTCTCAATGGAAGTAATGCCGCAAGGTAGTGTAAATATTACAGGTATTTTGTTGCGTTACAATAACCAGTGGGAGGTTGTTGTTCGTACTTTAAGCGATATCAAACGAAATAATTAA
- a CDS encoding DNA/RNA non-specific endonuclease, protein MTKALFKLFILFITCSTAISCSEQDSPELPDNSGNTNQGIASIDQTQINANGGGFIIRVKADGTWQASSSETWCTLSRTSGNGNGSISGYMKANTGAERSVIITITAGKEEAKFTLKQLAGNGSNPVPDPEKPSGYASMLEIPALKGGSMNQFITHTTKRNGKDYPTYSLEYSYKYKHSYWIAYRFDNTTGGNVGRNEAYKPDPELPSQYAAKHNDYTNSGYTRGHLCASSDRQYSKEANQQTFYMSNISPQSGNGFNQSGSAWNTGEDKVQAWGYNISRSTDTLYVVKGGTIGEGMIKGYIKNEIAIPKYFFMAVLFRSGDNYKAIGFYMPHENLKDDPDKKDPKKYLMSIDALEQETGIDFFHNLPDNIENTVEATYNVNDWQW, encoded by the coding sequence ATGACAAAAGCATTATTTAAACTATTCATCCTGTTCATAACTTGTAGCACTGCAATCTCATGTAGTGAACAGGATTCGCCTGAACTTCCAGACAACTCAGGCAATACCAATCAAGGAATTGCCTCTATTGACCAAACACAAATCAATGCCAATGGAGGCGGATTTATCATTCGTGTAAAAGCTGATGGCACATGGCAGGCTTCAAGTAGTGAGACTTGGTGTACATTGAGTAGAACATCCGGCAATGGAAATGGCTCTATCAGTGGATATATGAAAGCAAATACCGGAGCTGAACGAAGTGTCATTATTACAATCACAGCCGGAAAAGAGGAGGCCAAATTCACACTCAAACAATTAGCAGGCAATGGTTCAAATCCTGTTCCAGATCCGGAAAAACCTTCGGGATATGCAAGCATGCTTGAGATTCCAGCGTTAAAAGGTGGAAGTATGAACCAATTTATCACTCATACAACTAAACGGAATGGCAAAGATTACCCAACTTATAGTTTGGAATACAGTTACAAGTATAAACATTCTTATTGGATAGCTTATCGTTTCGACAATACAACAGGCGGAAATGTTGGACGTAATGAAGCATACAAACCCGATCCTGAATTACCATCACAATATGCGGCAAAGCACAACGACTATACAAATTCCGGATATACTAGAGGGCATTTATGCGCATCATCAGACAGACAGTACTCCAAAGAGGCCAATCAACAAACATTCTATATGTCAAACATAAGCCCGCAATCTGGTAACGGATTCAATCAAAGTGGAAGTGCCTGGAATACGGGAGAAGACAAAGTACAAGCATGGGGATATAACATTTCAAGATCAACAGATACACTATATGTTGTAAAAGGAGGAACTATTGGAGAAGGCATGATAAAAGGATATATAAAAAATGAGATAGCTATTCCAAAATATTTCTTTATGGCAGTACTTTTCCGTAGCGGAGATAATTATAAAGCAATAGGATTTTATATGCCTCACGAAAATCTTAAAGATGATCCTGACAAAAAAGACCCAAAGAAATATCTCATGTCGATTGATGCTTTGGAACAAGAAACTGGCATAGATTTCTTCCATAATCTACCCGACAATATCGAAAATACAGTAGAAGCAACTTATAATGTAAATGATTGGCAGTGGTAA
- a CDS encoding TonB-dependent receptor, translating into MKQRLGLAIVLFCLMPALFAQQKAKQNAREDNASFMFTESQLNEDDDAAQSTSALVTSNNDVYLSNVGYLFSPMRFRVRGYDSQYSDMYINGVQFNDAETGRFSYGLIGGLNDATRNKEGIGPFEINNFTFGAIGGASNINLRASQYAAGSKLTLSGSNRNYILRGMYTYSTGLMNNGWAFTGSLGYRWGNEGNIEGIKYNSFSYFLGAEKVFNDRHSLSLATWGTPTERGQQMAATEEAYYLANSHYYNPNWGYQNGEKRNARIVRQFEPSAIASWNFTIDDNKKLVTSAGFKYSNYGKSALGWNGNAADPRPDYYKKLPSSIFDVWESVPTADELQQFNEVTDNWKNNKAYRQLDWDALYFANKQANALGKETLYYVEERHDDQLAFNLSSVFNHQWNERNSYVAGIAVNTTKGMHYKKMKDLLGGQLYTDVDKFAVRDHGASSSMVQNDLDNPNRRIGEGDKFGYDYNIYVNKQSAWVRYQGNNGGSLNYFASGKIGSTQMFRDGLMRNGRAPLKSLGSSGTAKFLEGGIKAGLNWAINGNHSFTLNAGYEERAPLAYNSFIAPRIKNDFVRDLKTERIIGGDLTYNFNTPWVMGRLTGYYTRFQNQVEMDAFYNDSEARFTYLSMNGIEKEHWGIEAAATFKLTSELSLTAIGTWSEAKYTNNPDAVLTYESENESNLDRVYAKGMRANGTPLSAYSLALDYNVKGWFFNLTGNYYDRVYIDFSSYRRLGSVLDKNGAGVDANGNPVLNVPGQEKLDGGFMLDASIGKYIRLRNGKSISLNLSLTNILNNTDLRTGGFEQNRDDNYKDGDARVYKFSKNSKYFYAFPFNAFLNIGYRF; encoded by the coding sequence ATGAAACAACGACTAGGGTTAGCGATCGTGCTATTTTGCTTAATGCCAGCACTTTTTGCTCAGCAAAAGGCAAAGCAAAACGCCCGTGAGGACAATGCTTCTTTCATGTTTACAGAATCACAATTGAATGAGGATGATGATGCAGCACAGAGCACATCTGCATTGGTCACTTCTAACAATGATGTTTATCTGTCAAATGTAGGTTATCTGTTTAGCCCAATGAGATTTCGTGTGAGGGGATATGATTCCCAGTATAGTGACATGTATATCAATGGGGTACAGTTTAATGATGCAGAAACAGGACGTTTCAGTTACGGATTAATAGGAGGATTGAACGATGCTACCCGTAATAAGGAGGGGATCGGTCCTTTTGAAATTAACAACTTTACTTTCGGAGCCATAGGGGGAGCTTCCAATATCAATTTACGTGCCAGCCAATATGCGGCCGGTTCAAAACTAACCTTATCAGGTAGTAACCGCAACTATATCTTGCGTGGAATGTATACTTATTCTACAGGTCTGATGAATAATGGATGGGCCTTTACCGGTTCATTGGGATATCGTTGGGGTAACGAGGGAAATATTGAAGGAATCAAGTACAACTCTTTTTCTTACTTCCTCGGTGCAGAGAAAGTATTCAATGATCGCCATAGTCTTTCTTTGGCAACTTGGGGAACACCTACAGAGAGAGGGCAGCAAATGGCGGCAACTGAAGAAGCCTATTATTTAGCAAACAGTCATTATTATAATCCGAACTGGGGATATCAGAATGGAGAAAAAAGAAATGCGCGTATTGTACGCCAGTTCGAGCCATCAGCCATCGCTTCATGGAATTTCACCATTGATGATAATAAGAAACTGGTGACGAGTGCCGGATTCAAATATTCCAATTATGGTAAAAGTGCTTTAGGCTGGAATGGTAATGCAGCCGATCCGCGTCCGGATTATTATAAAAAATTGCCTAGCTCTATCTTCGACGTGTGGGAATCCGTTCCTACTGCCGATGAACTGCAGCAGTTTAATGAGGTTACTGATAATTGGAAGAATAATAAAGCTTATCGCCAGTTGGATTGGGATGCTCTTTATTTTGCCAATAAACAAGCGAATGCATTAGGTAAAGAGACGCTTTATTATGTGGAAGAACGTCACGACGACCAGTTAGCTTTCAACTTGAGTTCTGTATTCAATCATCAATGGAATGAGCGCAATAGCTATGTTGCTGGAATTGCAGTGAATACAACCAAAGGTATGCATTATAAGAAAATGAAAGACTTGCTGGGTGGACAGCTTTATACGGATGTCGACAAGTTCGCAGTACGTGACCATGGCGCTAGTTCCAGCATGGTGCAGAATGACCTCGATAATCCTAACCGTCGTATTGGTGAAGGTGATAAATTTGGTTATGACTATAACATCTATGTGAATAAGCAGAGCGCATGGGTACGTTACCAGGGTAATAATGGTGGATCATTAAATTATTTTGCTTCCGGTAAAATCGGATCTACACAAATGTTCCGTGATGGCTTGATGAGAAACGGACGTGCGCCATTGAAATCACTAGGTAGTAGCGGTACGGCGAAGTTCCTGGAAGGCGGTATAAAAGCTGGTCTGAATTGGGCTATCAATGGCAATCATTCCTTTACGTTGAATGCCGGATATGAAGAACGTGCACCGCTGGCTTACAACTCTTTCATCGCTCCGCGTATTAAGAACGATTTTGTGAGAGATTTGAAAACAGAGCGTATCATTGGTGGTGATTTGACTTACAACTTCAATACTCCTTGGGTGATGGGACGTTTAACGGGTTATTACACTCGTTTCCAGAATCAAGTAGAAATGGATGCTTTCTATAACGATAGCGAAGCACGTTTCACTTATCTTTCTATGAACGGTATTGAAAAGGAACATTGGGGAATAGAAGCTGCTGCTACCTTTAAATTGACAAGTGAGCTGTCATTAACAGCTATCGGTACTTGGAGCGAAGCTAAGTATACCAATAATCCGGATGCTGTGTTGACGTATGAAAGTGAGAATGAGTCAAACCTCGACCGTGTTTATGCTAAAGGTATGCGTGCCAATGGCACTCCGCTTTCTGCTTATAGTCTTGCTTTGGATTATAACGTAAAAGGTTGGTTCTTCAATTTGACAGGAAATTATTATGATCGTGTATATATCGATTTCTCAAGCTATCGTCGTCTTGGCAGTGTATTGGATAAGAATGGTGCCGGTGTAGATGCTAACGGAAATCCGGTTCTCAATGTACCGGGTCAGGAGAAACTGGATGGCGGATTTATGTTGGATGCTTCTATTGGAAAATATATCCGTTTGCGCAATGGAAAGAGCATTAGTCTCAATTTAAGTTTGACTAATATCCTGAACAATACAGATTTGCGTACAGGTGGTTTCGAACAAAACCGTGATGATAATTACAAAGACGGTGACGCACGTGTTTACAAGTTTTCCAAGAATTCTAAGTATTTCTACGCATTCCCGTTCAATGCTTTCTTGAACATTGGTTATAGATTTTAA
- a CDS encoding endonuclease/exonuclease/phosphatase family protein: MKKSLMTLGVLALFVLMAYGQEKKFALYSVAFYNMENLFDTIHDEGKNDYEYLPNGTNQWNTMKYKAKLKNMSEILSLLSTDKLPMGPAIIGVSEIENYRVLEDILKQPALADRGYRYVHYEGEDQRGVDCAFFYNPKLFELTNSKLVPYVYINDTVHKTRGFLIASGNIADEKMHFIVNHWPSRAAASPARERAGEQVRAIKDSLLREDSAAKIVIMGDMNDDPMDKSMAVALGAKRKPVDAGPTDLYNPWWDTLKKGYGTLMYKGKWNLFDQIVFTGNLLGTDRSTLKFYKHEIFSRDFMFQKEGKYKGYPKRTQAGGVWLNGYSDHLPTIIYLIKEVK; the protein is encoded by the coding sequence ATGAAAAAAAGCTTAATGACTTTAGGTGTACTCGCTCTTTTCGTCCTCATGGCCTATGGACAGGAAAAGAAATTTGCCCTCTACAGTGTAGCGTTCTACAATATGGAGAATTTGTTTGATACCATTCACGATGAAGGTAAGAATGACTACGAGTATCTTCCTAACGGTACTAATCAGTGGAATACGATGAAGTATAAGGCTAAGCTGAAAAACATGTCGGAAATATTAAGCCTGTTAAGTACCGACAAGTTGCCAATGGGTCCCGCCATTATCGGCGTTTCTGAAATCGAAAATTACAGAGTATTGGAAGACATACTGAAGCAACCAGCTTTAGCGGACAGAGGGTACCGATATGTTCACTACGAAGGAGAAGATCAACGTGGTGTGGACTGTGCTTTCTTCTATAATCCCAAATTGTTTGAACTGACAAATAGTAAACTCGTACCTTATGTATATATCAATGATACAGTGCATAAGACACGTGGTTTCCTGATTGCCAGCGGCAATATCGCAGATGAGAAAATGCACTTTATCGTCAATCACTGGCCTTCGAGAGCTGCCGCTTCTCCAGCACGTGAACGCGCAGGAGAACAAGTTAGAGCTATCAAAGATTCACTGTTAAGGGAAGACTCCGCAGCCAAAATTGTTATCATGGGGGATATGAACGATGACCCGATGGATAAAAGTATGGCTGTAGCACTTGGAGCTAAACGGAAACCTGTTGATGCAGGTCCTACAGACTTGTACAATCCATGGTGGGATACTTTGAAGAAAGGATATGGAACTCTGATGTACAAAGGTAAATGGAATTTGTTCGATCAAATTGTATTCACCGGAAATTTGTTGGGCACTGACCGCAGTACACTGAAATTCTATAAACATGAAATCTTCAGCCGTGATTTTATGTTCCAAAAAGAAGGAAAATATAAAGGATATCCTAAACGGACACAGGCAGGTGGTGTATGGCTAAACGGATATAGCGATCACTTGCCTACTATTATTTATCTAATTAAAGAAGTGAAATGA